The Aquila chrysaetos chrysaetos chromosome 25, bAquChr1.4, whole genome shotgun sequence genome includes the window ATAGGCTGGCACCGCTCCCGGCGGCATGCGCGCCTCGTCCGGCTATTTACGGGGCTGAAATCCAACCCCTGCGTACGTGCACGCCTGCGTCCGGGCCCGGGGACGCAGGGGACGGCGGGGGGCTTTGGTCGGCGGGGGGCTTTGGTCGGAGGGAGGAGGTGCAAGATGTCCTTGCAGGAGGGCAGAATGCAGCCCTGACCCCGCAGCTCCTGGCTGTCAGCTCCCATCCCAGCACGGCAGGTCCGGTAGTGCCTGGTAGAGGCGAGAGGAGCCCTTATCACCGTTTGCCCAGTAGCAAAAGTCAGCGCCTTTATTTTAAGCACCCACTGCCTAAACCGGTGTTAAACTGGCTTGAAAAGGCCCTCCTGGTTTAGGCAGATGCTAAAACCGGGAAACCCATGGCTTTTGCAAAATTTGTCTGGGCTTCTGCAAACTTTTGCACGCCTTCTGCAACATTTGGTTTTTCCATGCGTGCGTTTGGTGGTTATTTGCCCGGGTGAAgtgggggggagcagggctgggcgctgctgcctgcgctgcctgcTCGGCTGCCCGGCCACACCGCTTCATCCTCAGCTGCTGGAtgtcctctgctctgccccCAGCCATGCCGGAGCCCGTCCATGCCTACTCCTGCCCGCTCTTCTGGACCGAGTACGAAGGCCATTGCTACCGGTACTTCCCCATCAACAAAACCTGGGCTGAAGCTGACCTCTATTGTGCCGAGTTCTCCATTGGCATCAGATCAGCCAAGCTGGCCTCCATCCACAGGTGAGGAATGCAGAATCTGGTCATCCCACCCTGGCACGgcctggggaagaaggaaaatggggaCAAAGTCCCATCCCCACGGCACAACCTCGGTGCCAGCTGCAGGCTCATGTCCCAGCCTAAGCATGCCTCTGTACAAGCCTGAGCatccctctgcagcagcaactGGGTCAAGTCTGATGCGCTGGGCACACAAAGGCGGtgtaaaaaatgccttttcctgGGCTGGCAGGAAAACTGATGTAGTATTCCCTGATTTCCCCAAAACTGCTTGGAAAAAGGGTAGACGTACAACATGATTACATGGGcttccccccccagctctcGCCCACACCACACACCTCTTGCACAGACCCGGCAAAGTAATCAACAGCAATTAGAAGAGGGGGACCCATTTGGCCATGCCGTAGGGCTTAGGGGCGTGCCTGACCATTTGCCTGACGTACCCCCTCAGCGGCTTCGTATTGCTCTGTTTTGccagctgggaagaaaatgtCTTCGTGTACGACCTGGTGAACAGCCGCGTGCCGGGCATCCCCACCGACATCTGGACGGGGCTCAATGACCTGCGGCAGGTGAGAGCTCCCCGTAATCATGTgggaaatggctttgaaaaatTCACTTCCCTATGTTTTCCCCCTGGAAAGCcacttggttttcttcttcactcCTTATAGCCCCATTAATTGGGTGGTGGCATAGGGTCTGTTCTGCAGTGCATGGGGGAAAGTTGTCATTTCATC containing:
- the CLEC19A gene encoding C-type lectin domain family 19 member A isoform X3; amino-acid sequence: MQGWPAMPEPVHAYSCPLFWTEYEGHCYRYFPINKTWAEADLYCAEFSIGIRSAKLASIHSWEENVFVYDLVNSRVPGIPTDIWTGLNDLRQEGHFEWTDGSSYDYHYWDGSQPDDGIHSIPEEEDCVQIWYRHSSALRSWNDNACGRAFPFVCKIPSLALD
- the CLEC19A gene encoding C-type lectin domain family 19 member A isoform X2, with translation MPFSEVSPNVSKIFAMPEPVHAYSCPLFWTEYEGHCYRYFPINKTWAEADLYCAEFSIGIRSAKLASIHSWEENVFVYDLVNSRVPGIPTDIWTGLNDLRQEGHFEWTDGSSYDYHYWDGSQPDDGIHSIPEEEDCVQIWYRHSSALRSWNDNACGRAFPFVCKIPSLALD